Within the Mumia flava genome, the region AACCACGCGTTCTACCGCGCCGCGACCGCGCTCGGCGGGCGGAGCTGGGAGGTCGCCGGTCCGGTCTGGTACGCGGCGCTGACCGGCGGAGCGGTCGGGCGCACGACGGACTTCGCCGGGTTCGCGCAGGCGACGGTGGACGCCGCCGCAGCAGGGTTCGGGGCAGACGTCGCCGGCGTGGTCGCCGATGCGTGGGCCGCCGTCGGAGTCGCTCCGGTGCCCGGTTCGGTGGCGCCGGTCGCGCCCGTCGGCGGGACGGTCACGGTCGTTCGTACGGGCGGGTTCGCGGGGATGCAGCGCGAGGGGGTTGTCGATCTCGAGCGTGACCCCCGTGGACCGGAGGTGGCGAGACTGGTGAGCGGTCTCGAGGGTCTCGATCCCTCGCTCCGCTCGGGCCTCGACCAGGGTGGTGGGGGTGACCGCTCGGGCCTCGACCAGCGTGGTGGGCGTGACCGCTCGGGCCTCGACCAACGGGGTGGGCGTGACCGCTCGCGCCTCGACCAACGGGGTGGGGGTGACCGGTTCGTCTACGCGATCACCCACGCCGGCCGCACCGTACGCGTGGGCGAGGCTGATCTCGACGACGGACTCGCGCGGCTCGTGCGCCTCGTGCTCGGCGACTGACCCGCGGAGCAGGGGGGGTCAGGATCCCGCGAGCACCGCGGCCTGGAACGCCACGATCTCGTCGGCGCATCCCAGCAGGAGGGTGGTGCGTCCGGCGCGGACCTCGCGGGTCATGAGGGCGTCCGCCGCGGCCGCCAGCGCGTAGGTGACGTCGCTGCTGGGCAGCGGGCGGTCGGGGTGGTCGGCGTGGGCGAGCTCGGCGAGCCGGGACAGGCCGCGGGCGCTGAACCCGAGGATCATGTCGCGCTGGTCGAGCAGGCGGTCGCCGGCGCTGAGCAGCTCGACCAGGAAGGCGGTGGCGGACGACGGTGCGCCGGCGAACGCCGTGAGGTAGCCGGTCACGCCGGCGCGGTGCTGCACGCGCCACGACTGGTCGGCGTGCTGTGCGACGTGCTCCGCGATGATGTCGAGCAGCCGGCGGCTCGCGTTCAGGTGGGCGGTCGCGAAGGCGTCCTCCTTGTTGGAGAAGTGCTGGTAGAACGCGGTCCGCGACACACGAGCGCGTGCCGTGACGTGCTGCACGCTGGTCGCGGCGTACCCGCGCTCGGCGGTCTCCTCGACGATCGCGTGCAGGATCCGGCCGCGCTGCGATTCGGCGACCTCCGCCGGCGGGAGCGCCGAGCGGCCACGGGGAAGGGGCGTACGTGGCGGAAGGGTGGCCCACTCGTGGATCCGCGCGGGCTGGAGACCGCTCGCGGGTCTCGGCGGGTCGGACGGATCGGGGTCAGACGGCTCCATCCGGGCAGATTCGCCCGAATAGTTGGACGCCCGCCCTTGTCCCATCGGAACCATACCTGTACTTTTGCATCTCAGAACGCCTTGCGAAAGAGGCGAGCATCGGGTCGGGCCCGTGCATGCGACGACCAACACCCCCCGGGGTCGTCGACGCACGATGCCCGGCCCGATGTGCTTGTCACGGGTCTGCCCGCTCGCAGCCGTCGGCAGGCGTGCCCCGTCGGGGCACACGCAGTGACGGTCGCGACCCGCACGTCGGGGTCGATTCGCACTAGCCTGGGTCGCATGGAGGCTCAGCCGTACGTGATCGTGCTCTTCGGAGCGACCGGCGACCTGGCCCGACGCAAGCTGCTCCCCGGCCTGCTGCACCTCTACCAGGCCGGGCTGCTGCCGCAGGCGCGGATCGTGGGGACCTCGCTCGACGACGTCGACCTCGACAAGTTCCGTACGCTCGCCCGCGACGCCGTCGACGAGTTCAGCGACTCCGACCCGCCGCAGGACCAGTGGGACGCGTTCGCGGAGCTGTTGCGGTGGGCCCCCGGCGACGCCGGACCGGAAGGGCTCGCGACCGCCGTGCACCGGGCCGAGGCCGACCTCGGCGGCGAGCCGCAGGTCCTGCACTACCTCAGCGTCCCCCCGAAGGCTGCGCTGTCGGTCGTCCAGGAGATCGAGGAGGCCGGTCTCGCACCCCGGTCGCGGATCGTGATGGAGAAGCCGTTCGGCACCGACCTCGAGACCGCCCGCACCCTCAACGCCGCGCTGCACGAGGTGTTCCGCGAGGACCAGATCTTCCGGATCGACCATTTCCTGGGCAAGGAGGCCGCCCAGAACATCCTCGCGTTCCGCTTCGCCAACGGTCTGTTCGAGCCGATCTGGAACCGCAACCACATCGAGCACGTCCAGATCGACGTCCCGGAGACGCTGGGCCTCGGCGGGCGGATCGGGTTCTACGAGCAGACCGGCGCGTACCGCGACATGGTCGTCACGCATCTCTTCCAGGTCCTCGGCTTCGTCGCGATGGAGCCACCGACCGCGCTCGCACCGCACGCGATCACCGAGGAGAAGAACAAGGTCTTCCGGTCGATGGAGCCGGTGCAGCCGACCGACGTCGTCCGCGGCCAGTACGCGGGCTACCGCGAGGAGCCCGACGTCGCCGACGACTCCGACACCGAGACGTTCATCGCGCTGCGCTGCTTCATCGACAACTGGCGCTGGGCCGGCGTCCCGTTCTACCTGCGGACCGGCAAGAAGCTCGCCGAGGGTGCCCGGATCATCTCGATCGCCTTCCGCGAGCCGCCGAAGAGCATGTTCCCGGAGGGGTCCGGCGTCGGGTCGCAGGGACCGGACCACCTGACCTTCGACCTCGCCGACCGCGCGCGGCTGTCGTTGTCGTTCTACGGCAAGCGACCCGGGCACGGGATGCGGCTCGACAAGCTGTCGATGCAGTTCGCGTTCCACGAGGCGCCCGGCGCCGAGGGTGCGCTCGAGGCGTACGAGCGGCTGATCTACGACGCGATGCGCGGTGACCACACGCTGTTCACGACCGCGCAGGGCATCGAGCGGCTCTGGGAGATCTCCAGGCCGCTGCTCGCGACGCCACCGCCGGTGCGGATCTACCAGCCCGGCTCCTGGGGCCCGAACGCCATCCACCAGCTGATCGCGCCGAACGCCTGGCGGCTGCCGTTCGAGCGTCCGTGGCGGGAGAGCACGAACCTGCCCTGAGGCCCCGGGTGCCAGGATGGGCACCGTGCAGGTTCGGCTGCTCGGCCCCTTCGAGATCACCGACGGCGACGGTCGCAGCATCGACGTCGGGGGTCCGCGCAACCGCGCCCTCGTCGCCCGGCTCGCCCTCGCCCTCCCGCACGCGGTCGCGATCGAGACGCTCATCGACGACCTCTGGGGCACCGAGATCCCCCAGCACGCGCACAACGCCCTGCAGTCCGTCGTGTCGCGGACGCGCGCCCGCCTCGGCGACGGGGCGATCACCGTGACTGCCGGCGGCTACCGTCTGACCTGCGAGAGCACCGACGTCGACGTTCACCGCTTCACCCGGCTGGCCGGGCAGGGGCGCTCACGTGACGCGCTCGCCCTCTGGCGCGGCGACGCGCTCGACGGGATCGGTGATGCGCCGTACGTCGCGACGTCCGCTGCCGGGCTGGACGAGCGGCGGCTCGCGGTGCTGGAGGACCGGGTGGAGTCCGACCTCGGGTCGGGGGACTACGAGGTCGGGGGACTGGTCACCGAGCTGCGCGCGCTGGTCGCCGCCCACCCGTACCGTGAGCGCCTCGCCGTCTCGCTGGTCCGGGCGCTTGCCGCCTCCGGACGCCAGGCCGACGCGCTCGCAGCCTACGAGCAGATGCGCAGCCGCCTCGCCGACGACCTCGGGCTCGACCCGTCCCTCGCGGCGCAGCAGGTGCAGGCCGCCGTGCTGAGGGGCGACGCCGACGTGGCGGCGCCGCGACGCGCTGCGCTGGCTGGCGAGGGGGTGCGTACGAACCTGCGGCCCGCGCTCACCAGCTTCGTCGGGCGCGACGACCTCGTCGAGCACGTCCGCGCGCTGTGCTCCGCACGACGGCTCGTCACGGTCGTCGGCCCCGGCGGTGCGGGCAAGACACGGCTCGCGACCGAGGCGGCCTCCGGGGCCGTCCCGGACCCGGCCGACGGTGCGTGGCTGGTCGAGCTCGCCTCGGTCACGGACCCGGACCAGCTCCTCGACGCGATCGTCGCTGCGCTCGGCCTGCGCGACGTCGCTGCGATCGAGCGCGGGTCCGACCAGCGCCCGACCGCCCGTCGGCGGGTCGTCGAGACCCTTGCCGCCGGGCGTCCGCTGCTCGTCGTCGACAACTGTGAGCACCTCGTCGCCGACGTGGCCGTCCTGGTCGAGGACCTGCTGCGCGACCTGCCCGGCCTCACGGTGCTCGCGACCAGCCGGGAGCCGCTGGCCGTCCCGGCGGAGACGGTCGTGTCGCTCGGCCCGCTCGCGGTCGCGCCCGGCGGGGCGACACCGGACGAGGCGCTGGGGTACGGCGCGGTCGACCTCTTCGTCCAGCGGGCCCGCGCCGCCGCGCCGTCGTTCGTGCTCGACGCCGCTGCGCTGCCGGCCGTGCTGGAGATCTGCCGTCGGCTCGACGGTCAGCCCCTCGCGCTCGAGCTCGCCGCCGCACGCCTGCGGACGTTGACGCCGCAGCAGGTCGCCGCGCGGCTGGGCGACCGGTTCCGACTGCTCACCGGCGGGAGCCGTACGGCCCTGCCGCGGCACCGTACGCTGCGCGCGGTCGTCGAGTGGAGCTGGGACCTGCTGTCCGACGCCGAGCGCGACCTGGCCGAGCGCGTCGCGGTCCTGCCGGGCGGCGTGACGGCGTCCGCGGCGGCCGCGCTCGCCGTGATCGACGAGGCCGACGCGCTCGACCTGCTGGGTGCGCTGGTCGACAAGTCGCTGCTGGTGCCCGTCCCCGCACCCGACGACACCGAGCCGCGGTTCCGGATGCTCGAGACGATCCGCGAGTACGGCCAGGACCGGCTCGCCGACCGACGGATCGGCGACGAGGTGCGCGGACGGCACCTCGCGTACGCTCTGCAGCTGGCCCGGGCGCTCGAGCCCACCCTGCGGACCCGCGACCAGGTCGCCGCCCTCGCCACCCTCGACGCGGAGCGCAACAACCTCGTCGCTGCCCTGCGCTACGCCGTCGAGCGGACCGACCGGATCTCGGCCGTGCGCCTGGTCGCGGACATCGGCTGGTACTACTCGCTGCGCGGGGACCACGCCGAGATCTCCGACTGGGCGCGCCGCGCCCTCGCTCTCGACGGTGATGCCGATCCCACGAGCGAGTCGCTGTGCCTCGCGCTCCGCGTGGTGGGGCTGCACGACGACCCCGACCGCAAGGAGTCCCTGGCCGCGTCCGCTGCGCGTCTGCGCGAGCTGCGCGAGGCCGACGGGTTCGACCGCGACCACCCGCTCGCCGCGCTCGTCCAGGTCGGCGTCGACGTCTTCGCGGAGGGTTTCGCCGACACCGCGACACCAGGACGACCCCAGCTCGGCGAGGCGGCGTCGGCCTCGATCGCGGCGGCGGTCGGCTCGGGCGACCCGTGGCTGCGTTCGGCGGTGCGCTTCATCGAGCTCAGCTGGTACGACAACGCCGGGGTCGTCAGCGACGACGTCACCGAGCTGCTCGACGCGATCGGCGGATTCCGCGAGGTCGGCGACCGGTGGGGGCAGGCGATGGCGGCCTCGGTCCTGGCCGTGTCGTGCGAGCGGCGTGGCCGCCTCGACGAGGCACGCCGCTGGATCGACGACGCGATCGCGCTCCTCGTCGAGGTCGGGGCCGTCGACGACGTCCTCCAGCTGCGGACCCGTCGCCTCGGGCTCGACCTCGTGGCGGCCGGCCCCGAGGACACCGACCGGCTCCGGGCGGAGCTCGCGACGATCGCAGCCGACGCTCGCCACCAGGGCCGCCCGGACGCTGCGCGGTACGTCGGCGTCGCGGAGGTGGACCTCGAACGACGTCTCGGGGACACGGAGGCCGCCGAGCGCGCGGCTGCCCGGCTGCTCGAGGCGCTCGGCCCGTCCCGGATGCCCGGGGCGCCGCAGGTCCGGGCGATCGCGCTGCTGTCGACCGCCCTGGTCCTGCTGCGTCGCGACCCCGCCGCCGCACGGACTCAGCTGGCCGAGGCCGCCGCCGCAGCCCGGGACGTACGGGACATGCCGGTGGTCGCGATGGTCGGGGTCGGGCACGCCTGGCTGGCCGAGCGGCTCGGCGACGACGTGCTGGCCGCGCGGCGGCTCGGTGCGGCCGACGCGGTCCGAGGCGGGCCCGACGCGGCGAACCGCGATGCGAGCGATCTCGAGCAGCGGCTACGGGCCCGGATGGGGGACGCCGCGTACGACACCGCGTACGGCACGGGTCGGGCGCTGCGGCGGACCGCGGCACTGGCGCTCGCCAGCCCGGTACCCGCGGACGGCCCAGGTGCGGGGCCGGACAGGACCGAGGTCGACGAGGCCGGTGGGGCCGCGGACCCCACCGACGCTCAGGCCTTTCGCCGGTAGGCGCCGACCGCCAGCGGCGCGAACACCGCCATGATCAGAGCCGCACCACCGAGCGAGACCGCGATGTCGGAGACGGCGGCGCCGCCGGTGAAGAGGCCGCGCACGGCATCGGTGAGGCTGCTGAGCGGGTTGACGTTCACGAAGGCCTGGAGCCATCCCGGCAGAGTGTCGGGGTCCACGAACATGCTCGAGCCGAACGTCAGCGGGAACAGGACCAGGAACGCGATCCCCTGCACCGCGCCGGACTGGCGGACGATCATCCCCAGGAACACCGACACCCAGCACAGCGCCCACGCGAACAGCAGGACGAGCAGCATCCCGGCGACCACGGAGGCCGGGTTGGTGTCGGCGCGGAAGCCGATCACGTACCCGAATGCGAGGGTCACGACGATCGACGTGCTGTAGCGGACGCCTTCGGCGAGGACCGCGCCGACCAGGGGAGCGGAGCGTGGGATGGGCAGGGAGCGGAAGCGGTCGAACAGGCCTTCCTTGATGTCGTCGTTCATGTTGACGCCGATGCTCACGGTGCTGAGCAGCACCGTCTGCACCATCAGACCCGGGAGGACGAACTGCAGGTAGTCGTGGGTCGAGCCACTGATCGCGCCGCCGAACAGATAGACGAACACGAGCGTGAACAGGATCGGCTGGAGCGTGACGTCGATCAGCTGCTCGGGCGTGCGCACGATCGTGGAGATCGAGCGGCGGGCCAGCACGAGGCCGTGCCGGACCAGGGGGAGCGGTCGGGGCGCGGTGCGGCCCGGAACGGCGGTGAGGGTGGTCATCGGACCAGCTCCTTGTCGTGGGGTTCGGTCGGTGCTTCCGCGGTGGCGCCGGGCGCGCCGTGGCCGGTGAGGGCGAAGAAGACCTCGTCCAGGTCGGGCAGCGCGAGCCGCAGCTCGGAGACCGCCACGTGGTGCTCGTCGAGGGTGCGGACCACCGTGGGGAGGGTCGCGTCGTCGACGACGGGCACGGCGACGACACCCGTGCCGATCTCCTCCGCGCTCCGGCCCGCGACCCGCTCGAGCGCCTCGGTGACGGCCGGCAGGTCGGACGGGTTCGCCGGCCGGACCTGGAGGGTGCGGCCGCCGACGAGCGACTTGAGCTCGTGCGGGGTGCCCTGCGCGATCACGCGGCCCCGGTCGATCACGGTGATGGCGTCGGCGAGCGCGTCGGCCTCCTCGAGGTACTGCGTGGTGAGGAGCACCGTGGTGCCGGCACGGGTCAGGTCGCGCACGATCTCCCACATGTCCTCGCGCTTGCTCGGGTCGAGCCCGGTGGTGGGTTCGTCGAGATAGATCACCTGTGGACGGCCGACGAGGCTCGCCGCGAGGTCGAGGCGGCGTCGCATGCCGCCCGAGTACGTCCGGGCGCGGCGCCCGGCGGCCTCGGTGAGCCCGAACTGCTCGAGCAGCTCGTCGGCCCTCGCCTGCGCGTCACGGCGGCTCAGGTCCAGCAGCCGGCCGAACAGCACGAGGTTCTCGCGACCCGACAGCTGCTCGTCGACCGATGCGTACTGCCCGGTGAGCCCGATCGAGCGGCGGACCCCGTCCGGGTCCCGGGCGACGTCGTGACCGGCCACCGAGGCGCGGCCGGCGTCGGCGCGCAGCAGGGTGGCCAGGATGCGGACGGCGGTCGTCTTGCCGGCGCCGTTGGGGCCGAGCACCCCGAGCACGGTGCCCTCGGGAACCAGCAGGTCGACGCCGTCGAGAGCAGTGGTGTCGCCGAACCTCTTGACGAGACCTTCGGCTTCGATCGCGTGTGTCATGCCTCCACGGTCGCGACCGGTGCTGTCAAGGTGCTGTCAGCGGCCTGTCAGTCCCACAGGTCGCCGACGAGGCGCTGGGCCTCCGTCCGTCCGAGGCCGAGGCGGCGGACGTCGGCGACGTAGTCCCGTGCGGCCCGTCGCGCAGCCTGCGCGGCGTCGCCCTCGAGGACAGCGCTGCGCACGTAGGTCCCGCGCCGGCCGCGGGTCTCGATCACGGCGTCGGCCTCGAGCGCGCGGTAGGCCTTGGCGACGGTGTTCACGGCCAGCCCCAGCTCGTCGGCGAGCCCACGGACGGTCGGCAGGCGCGACCCGCCGGGGAGGGACCCGGTCGCCACGGCCGCAGCCACCCGGCGGCGGACCTGCTCGTACGGCGGCTCGTCGTCGGTCGGGTCGACGACCAGTCCGGGGATCGACGACGTCACGGTGCCTCCTCGACCACTCGCTCGGAGCACCAGCGTACGGCCCCGGGGTGCCGGAGCCTTCTCCATCGTCCGGCGGTGCGGGGCCCGCGGTGTCGGGCCCCGGTCGTAGGCTGGGACCCACGATGAGCCTTCCGTTCCCCGTGCCCTCCGACCGTGCCTCCGACGCTGCCCGCGACCGTTCGAGAGGAGCCTCGGATCCGGCGGCGCCGTCGCACGCGCGACTCAGCGACGAGGAGATCGAGGCGAAGCGCGCGGCCGAGGCGGAGCGCCTCCTGGCCGGCCTGAACGATCCCCAGCGCGAGGCCGTCACACACACCGGGGGCCCGCTGCTCGTCGTCGCCGGTGCCGGTTCGGGCAAGACCCGGGTGCTCACCCGGCGGATCGCCTGGATGATCTCCCAGTACCGCGTGCACCCCGGCTCGATCCTCGCGATCACCTTCACCAACAAGGCGGCGGCCGAGATGCGCTCGCGGGTCGCCGAGTTCGTGGGCGGACGCTCGAGGCTGATGTGGGTGAGCACGTTCCACTCCGCGTGCGTGCGGATCCTGCGCAAGGAGGCCCAGCGCTTCGGCTACACCTCCACGTTCACGATCTACGACGCAGCCGACTCCAAGCGCCTGATGACGCAGGTGTGCCGGGACTTGGAGCTGGACCCCAAGCGGTTCGCGCCGCGCTCGGTGCTCGCCTGGGTGTCCAACCTCAAGAACGAGCTCGTCGATCACGAGACCGCGGTGGCGAAGGCCGCGAACGACTCCGAGCGGACCTACGCCGCGGCGTACGCGACGTACCAGGAGCGGTTGAAGGCATCGAACTCGATGGACTTCGACGACCTGATCATGACGACGGTCCACCTGCTCCAGGCGTTCCCCGACGTCGCCGACGTGTACCGGCGGCGGTTCCGTCACGTCCTCGTCGACGAGTACCAGGACACCAACCACGCCCAGTACGTCCTGATCCGCGAGCTGTGCAACGAGCCGGACTCCGACCTGCTCGTCGTCGGCGACTCCGACCAGTCGATCTACGCCTTCCGCGGCGCGAACATCCGCAACATCCTCGAGTTCGAGGCCGACTTCCCGTCCGCACGCACGATCCTGCTCGAGCAGAACTACCGCTCCACGCAGCACATCCTCGACGCCGCGAACGCCGTGATCTCCCGCAACGAGGGCCGCAAGAAGAAGAACCTCTGGTCCGCTGCCGGCAAGGGGGAGCTCGTGACCGGCTACGTCGCCGACGACGAGCACGCCGAGGCCCAGTACGTCGCCGACGAGGTCGACCGGCTCACCGACGAGGGTGAGGCGAAGCCCGGCGACGTCGCGGTGTTCTACCGGACGAACGCCCAGTCCCGTGTGTTCGAGGAGGTGTTCATCCGCGTCGGCCTCCCGTACCGCGTCGTCGGGGGCGTGCGCTTCTACGAGCGCAAGGAGATCAAGGACGCGATCGCGTACCTCCGGGTGCTGGTCAACCCCGCGGACTCGGTGTCGCTGCGCCGGATCCTCAACACCCCGAAGCGCGGGATCGGTGACCGCGCGGAGGCCTGCGTGGCGGCGTACGCCGACCGTCAGCGGATCACGTTCTGGGAGGGTCTGCAGCAGGCCGAGGAGGCGCCCGGGATCGCGACGCGCTCCCTGAACCAGGTCCGCGGCTTCGTCGAGGTGGTCTCCGGGCTGCAGGACATGGTCGCCGCGGGAGAGCCCGTCGACGCGGTGCTCGAGGCCACGCTGGCGCGGTCGGGCTACCTCGACGAGCTCGAGCACAGCACCGATCCGCAGGACGAGGCCCGTACGGAGAACCTCGCCGAGCTCGTCGCCGTGGCGCGTGAGTTCGTCTCCGACGCGGCGACGCTCGCGGACCTTCCGGCCTCCGACACCCCCGCTGGTCGAGGCGCGAGCGAGGTCTCGTCTCCCGGTGGTCGAGGCGCGAGCGAGGCCGCGTCTCCCGGTGGTCGAGGCGCGAGCGAGGCCTCGTCTCCCGGTGGTCGAGGCGCGAGCGGAGCGAGCGATCGAGACCCCGCGCCGGTCGAGCCTGCCGAGACCTCCGACGACGTTCTCGAGCCGGGCTCGGTCGCGTCCTTCCTCGAGCGCGTCTCGCTGGTCGCCGACGCCGACTCGATCCCCGACTCCGGCGACGGGATGGTCACGCTGATGACGCTGCACACCGCGAAGGGGCTGGAGTTCCCGGTGGTGTTCCTGACCGGCCTCGAGGAGGCGGTCTTTCCCCACATGCGGTCGCTCGGCGATCCGAAGGAGCTCGAGGAGGAGCGCCGGATCGCGTACGTCGGGCTGACGCGCGCGGAGCAGCGGCTCTATCTCACCCGGGCCCTGGTCCGTTCGGCCTGGGGAGCGCCGTCGCACAATCCGCCGTCCCGCTTCCTTTCCGAGATCCCCACCGACCTGGTCGACTGGAAGCGCACCGAGGCCGACACGACGACCTGGTCGGGCGGGTACGCCCCGCCGTCGCGTCGTTCCGCGCCGATGCGTGCCGCCTCGGCCGACCAGGCCAGCCGGGCGAAGCGTGACG harbors:
- a CDS encoding TetR/AcrR family transcriptional regulator, which translates into the protein MEPSDPDPSDPPRPASGLQPARIHEWATLPPRTPLPRGRSALPPAEVAESQRGRILHAIVEETAERGYAATSVQHVTARARVSRTAFYQHFSNKEDAFATAHLNASRRLLDIIAEHVAQHADQSWRVQHRAGVTGYLTAFAGAPSSATAFLVELLSAGDRLLDQRDMILGFSARGLSRLAELAHADHPDRPLPSSDVTYALAAAADALMTREVRAGRTTLLLGCADEIVAFQAAVLAGS
- the zwf gene encoding glucose-6-phosphate dehydrogenase, which encodes MEAQPYVIVLFGATGDLARRKLLPGLLHLYQAGLLPQARIVGTSLDDVDLDKFRTLARDAVDEFSDSDPPQDQWDAFAELLRWAPGDAGPEGLATAVHRAEADLGGEPQVLHYLSVPPKAALSVVQEIEEAGLAPRSRIVMEKPFGTDLETARTLNAALHEVFREDQIFRIDHFLGKEAAQNILAFRFANGLFEPIWNRNHIEHVQIDVPETLGLGGRIGFYEQTGAYRDMVVTHLFQVLGFVAMEPPTALAPHAITEEKNKVFRSMEPVQPTDVVRGQYAGYREEPDVADDSDTETFIALRCFIDNWRWAGVPFYLRTGKKLAEGARIISIAFREPPKSMFPEGSGVGSQGPDHLTFDLADRARLSLSFYGKRPGHGMRLDKLSMQFAFHEAPGAEGALEAYERLIYDAMRGDHTLFTTAQGIERLWEISRPLLATPPPVRIYQPGSWGPNAIHQLIAPNAWRLPFERPWRESTNLP
- a CDS encoding ATP-binding protein, with protein sequence MQVRLLGPFEITDGDGRSIDVGGPRNRALVARLALALPHAVAIETLIDDLWGTEIPQHAHNALQSVVSRTRARLGDGAITVTAGGYRLTCESTDVDVHRFTRLAGQGRSRDALALWRGDALDGIGDAPYVATSAAGLDERRLAVLEDRVESDLGSGDYEVGGLVTELRALVAAHPYRERLAVSLVRALAASGRQADALAAYEQMRSRLADDLGLDPSLAAQQVQAAVLRGDADVAAPRRAALAGEGVRTNLRPALTSFVGRDDLVEHVRALCSARRLVTVVGPGGAGKTRLATEAASGAVPDPADGAWLVELASVTDPDQLLDAIVAALGLRDVAAIERGSDQRPTARRRVVETLAAGRPLLVVDNCEHLVADVAVLVEDLLRDLPGLTVLATSREPLAVPAETVVSLGPLAVAPGGATPDEALGYGAVDLFVQRARAAAPSFVLDAAALPAVLEICRRLDGQPLALELAAARLRTLTPQQVAARLGDRFRLLTGGSRTALPRHRTLRAVVEWSWDLLSDAERDLAERVAVLPGGVTASAAAALAVIDEADALDLLGALVDKSLLVPVPAPDDTEPRFRMLETIREYGQDRLADRRIGDEVRGRHLAYALQLARALEPTLRTRDQVAALATLDAERNNLVAALRYAVERTDRISAVRLVADIGWYYSLRGDHAEISDWARRALALDGDADPTSESLCLALRVVGLHDDPDRKESLAASAARLRELREADGFDRDHPLAALVQVGVDVFAEGFADTATPGRPQLGEAASASIAAAVGSGDPWLRSAVRFIELSWYDNAGVVSDDVTELLDAIGGFREVGDRWGQAMAASVLAVSCERRGRLDEARRWIDDAIALLVEVGAVDDVLQLRTRRLGLDLVAAGPEDTDRLRAELATIAADARHQGRPDAARYVGVAEVDLERRLGDTEAAERAAARLLEALGPSRMPGAPQVRAIALLSTALVLLRRDPAAARTQLAEAAAAARDVRDMPVVAMVGVGHAWLAERLGDDVLAARRLGAADAVRGGPDAANRDASDLEQRLRARMGDAAYDTAYGTGRALRRTAALALASPVPADGPGAGPDRTEVDEAGGAADPTDAQAFRR
- a CDS encoding ABC transporter permease, giving the protein MTTLTAVPGRTAPRPLPLVRHGLVLARRSISTIVRTPEQLIDVTLQPILFTLVFVYLFGGAISGSTHDYLQFVLPGLMVQTVLLSTVSIGVNMNDDIKEGLFDRFRSLPIPRSAPLVGAVLAEGVRYSTSIVVTLAFGYVIGFRADTNPASVVAGMLLVLLFAWALCWVSVFLGMIVRQSGAVQGIAFLVLFPLTFGSSMFVDPDTLPGWLQAFVNVNPLSSLTDAVRGLFTGGAAVSDIAVSLGGAALIMAVFAPLAVGAYRRKA
- a CDS encoding daunorubicin resistance protein DrrA family ABC transporter ATP-binding protein, which gives rise to MTHAIEAEGLVKRFGDTTALDGVDLLVPEGTVLGVLGPNGAGKTTAVRILATLLRADAGRASVAGHDVARDPDGVRRSIGLTGQYASVDEQLSGRENLVLFGRLLDLSRRDAQARADELLEQFGLTEAAGRRARTYSGGMRRRLDLAASLVGRPQVIYLDEPTTGLDPSKREDMWEIVRDLTRAGTTVLLTTQYLEEADALADAITVIDRGRVIAQGTPHELKSLVGGRTLQVRPANPSDLPAVTEALERVAGRSAEEIGTGVVAVPVVDDATLPTVVRTLDEHHVAVSELRLALPDLDEVFFALTGHGAPGATAEAPTEPHDKELVR
- a CDS encoding GntR family transcriptional regulator, producing MTSSIPGLVVDPTDDEPPYEQVRRRVAAAVATGSLPGGSRLPTVRGLADELGLAVNTVAKAYRALEADAVIETRGRRGTYVRSAVLEGDAAQAARRAARDYVADVRRLGLGRTEAQRLVGDLWD
- a CDS encoding UvrD-helicase domain-containing protein, which codes for MSLPFPVPSDRASDAARDRSRGASDPAAPSHARLSDEEIEAKRAAEAERLLAGLNDPQREAVTHTGGPLLVVAGAGSGKTRVLTRRIAWMISQYRVHPGSILAITFTNKAAAEMRSRVAEFVGGRSRLMWVSTFHSACVRILRKEAQRFGYTSTFTIYDAADSKRLMTQVCRDLELDPKRFAPRSVLAWVSNLKNELVDHETAVAKAANDSERTYAAAYATYQERLKASNSMDFDDLIMTTVHLLQAFPDVADVYRRRFRHVLVDEYQDTNHAQYVLIRELCNEPDSDLLVVGDSDQSIYAFRGANIRNILEFEADFPSARTILLEQNYRSTQHILDAANAVISRNEGRKKKNLWSAAGKGELVTGYVADDEHAEAQYVADEVDRLTDEGEAKPGDVAVFYRTNAQSRVFEEVFIRVGLPYRVVGGVRFYERKEIKDAIAYLRVLVNPADSVSLRRILNTPKRGIGDRAEACVAAYADRQRITFWEGLQQAEEAPGIATRSLNQVRGFVEVVSGLQDMVAAGEPVDAVLEATLARSGYLDELEHSTDPQDEARTENLAELVAVAREFVSDAATLADLPASDTPAGRGASEVSSPGGRGASEAASPGGRGASEASSPGGRGASGASDRDPAPVEPAETSDDVLEPGSVASFLERVSLVADADSIPDSGDGMVTLMTLHTAKGLEFPVVFLTGLEEAVFPHMRSLGDPKELEEERRIAYVGLTRAEQRLYLTRALVRSAWGAPSHNPPSRFLSEIPTDLVDWKRTEADTTTWSGGYAPPSRRSAPMRAASADQASRAKRDVPSLSPGDRVTHDTFGLGTVVALEGAGDRAVASIDFGSEGVKRLLLRYAPVDKI